One genomic region from Candidatus Endomicrobiellum trichonymphae encodes:
- a CDS encoding lysophospholipid acyltransferase family protein: MFSLFYRWHIEGAENIPQSGGAVIAPNHIGFFDSTLTGSAIKRPVHFMAKKELFDIPGFGWIIKQTNAFPVKRGMQDISAVRNAFSLLKSGCLLLVFPEGTRSKDGRIGKARAGAGMIACNTQVPLIPAKIENTNMMLKFKQIKIKFGKPVYPPKDFVKNDYINLSKRVLDIISGM, encoded by the coding sequence ATGTTCAGCTTGTTTTATAGATGGCATATTGAGGGTGCAGAGAATATACCGCAATCAGGTGGAGCTGTTATTGCTCCTAACCACATAGGTTTTTTTGATTCTACGCTAACTGGTTCTGCAATAAAGCGTCCTGTGCATTTTATGGCAAAAAAAGAGTTGTTTGATATCCCTGGTTTTGGTTGGATAATTAAGCAGACAAATGCTTTTCCCGTTAAAAGAGGCATGCAGGATATTTCTGCAGTGAGAAATGCATTTTCTCTTCTCAAAAGCGGATGTTTACTTTTGGTATTTCCAGAAGGCACGCGTTCAAAAGATGGCAGAATAGGAAAAGCAAGAGCGGGTGCCGGAATGATAGCGTGCAACACTCAAGTGCCTTTAATTCCTGCAAAAATAGAAAACACGAATATGATGTTAAAGTTTAAACAAATAAAAATAAAATTCGGAAAGCCGGTATATCCTCCGAAAGACTTTGTAAAAAATGATTATATAAACCTGTCAAAAAGGGTTTTAGATATAATATCTGGAATGTAA
- the aroA gene encoding 3-phosphoshikimate 1-carboxyvinyltransferase, with protein MEIKLKKTNYVSGVIEVPSDKSITHRAVMLSSLAEGNSIVRDYLPSDDCNRTIEAFRQMGVEIKIDNGSLYIKGAGLKLAKPQNGKYNIYAGNSGTTTRLLSGILAGQDFETVITGDDSLSKRPMRRVILPLSQMGANIKSNDGLLPLIIKGRNPLKELNYESDKSTAQVKSAILFAGLFAAGATTYKEPVKSRDHSERMLKAFGVNITVNGNFVTVYPAEKLIAQDITVPGDISSAAFFIAAALIVPDSNLTIRNVGVNPTRDGLIEVLKQMGADITLANMREISQEPVCDIVVKYSKLKAADIDASLVPRMVDEIPVFVLIATQADGITRISGAKELRVKESDRIESVTSQFKKLGAQIESLEDGFIINGNSKFNLAGTIVDSFDDHRIAMTLAIASLIAEGETIIRDSHCVDISFPGFYKVLNNICR; from the coding sequence ATGGAAATAAAACTTAAAAAAACTAACTATGTTTCAGGCGTGATTGAAGTTCCGTCTGATAAATCGATAACACATAGAGCTGTTATGCTTTCATCTCTTGCGGAGGGCAATTCCATTGTCAGAGATTATCTGCCGTCCGACGATTGCAACAGGACAATTGAAGCGTTTCGCCAAATGGGCGTAGAAATTAAAATTGATAATGGCAGTCTTTACATAAAAGGAGCAGGACTGAAACTTGCAAAACCACAGAACGGGAAATATAATATTTATGCTGGAAATTCAGGTACGACAACGAGGCTTCTTTCTGGCATTCTTGCCGGACAAGATTTTGAAACGGTTATTACTGGCGATGACAGTCTCTCAAAAAGACCTATGCGGAGAGTCATATTGCCTTTGTCGCAGATGGGTGCTAATATAAAATCAAATGACGGGTTGCTTCCTTTAATAATAAAGGGCAGAAATCCTTTAAAAGAGCTAAATTATGAAAGTGACAAGTCGACTGCGCAGGTAAAATCTGCGATTTTATTTGCGGGTTTATTTGCCGCCGGCGCGACAACTTACAAAGAGCCCGTGAAATCGAGAGATCACAGCGAAAGAATGCTAAAAGCTTTTGGAGTGAATATCACGGTCAATGGCAATTTCGTTACGGTTTATCCCGCGGAGAAACTTATTGCGCAGGACATAACGGTTCCGGGCGATATCTCTTCGGCTGCTTTTTTTATTGCCGCAGCTTTAATTGTGCCTGATTCAAATTTGACAATAAGGAATGTCGGAGTCAATCCTACTAGAGACGGGTTGATTGAAGTGTTAAAACAAATGGGTGCGGATATTACTTTAGCAAATATGAGAGAAATTTCTCAGGAACCAGTATGCGATATAGTTGTAAAATATTCTAAACTTAAAGCCGCAGACATTGACGCTTCTCTTGTCCCTCGTATGGTTGACGAAATACCTGTTTTTGTACTTATTGCAACGCAGGCGGATGGTATTACAAGAATTTCCGGTGCTAAGGAACTTAGGGTAAAAGAAAGCGATAGAATAGAATCGGTTACGAGCCAGTTTAAAAAACTCGGTGCACAGATCGAATCTCTTGAAGACGGATTTATTATAAACGGAAACAGCAAATTTAACCTTGCTGGCACTATTGTCGATAGTTTTGATGATCACAGAATCGCTATGACTTTGGCTATAGCTTCTTTAATCGCAGAAGGCGAAACCATAATCAGAGATTCGCATTGCGTTGATATATCTTTCCCCGGTTTTTATAAGGTACTGAATAATATATGCAGGTGA
- a CDS encoding DNA adenine methylase produces the protein MIKSPLRYPGDKSRAVDLILKIIPDFKEYREPFLGGGSTFIRLKQIFHDKSFWVNDLYAELYEFWQYSQKDMNRLVGKIYEWKKRYDDGKKLYEFLNDSLCNFTGLEQAAAFFVYNRITFSGTSLSGGYSDAAFRERFTESSILRLKNIEKIVKNTKITNLDYEKLLAKEGNSVFIFLDHPYFSARKSALYGKNGNLHKSFDHRRFAENMKKCKHKWLITYDDSDYIRDLFSFADIFPWNMKYGMRNVSEFGNQTGREIFISNYLTVLPEQKYLNFLKYVD, from the coding sequence GTGATAAAAAGCCCCTTGAGATATCCCGGCGACAAAAGCAGGGCTGTTGATTTAATATTAAAGATTATTCCGGATTTTAAAGAATACAGAGAACCGTTTTTAGGTGGTGGATCGACATTTATACGTTTAAAGCAAATTTTTCACGATAAATCTTTTTGGGTGAATGATTTATATGCTGAACTTTATGAATTTTGGCAGTACAGCCAAAAAGATATGAATAGGCTGGTCGGCAAGATTTATGAATGGAAGAAAAGATATGATGACGGAAAAAAACTTTATGAGTTTCTCAACGACAGTCTCTGCAATTTTACAGGTTTGGAGCAAGCCGCTGCTTTTTTTGTTTACAATCGTATTACATTCTCAGGTACAAGTTTAAGCGGTGGTTACAGCGATGCAGCTTTTAGAGAACGGTTTACTGAAAGCAGTATATTGAGATTGAAAAATATTGAAAAAATAGTTAAAAATACAAAAATAACAAATCTTGATTATGAAAAGCTGCTTGCAAAAGAGGGTAATTCTGTTTTTATCTTTTTGGATCATCCATATTTCTCGGCAAGAAAATCAGCGCTTTATGGAAAAAACGGGAATTTACATAAAAGTTTTGACCATAGGCGTTTTGCTGAAAATATGAAAAAGTGTAAGCATAAATGGCTTATAACGTATGACGATAGCGATTATATAAGGGATTTGTTCTCTTTTGCCGATATTTTCCCTTGGAATATGAAGTATGGAATGCGTAATGTATCTGAGTTTGGAAATCAGACCGGCAGAGAAATATTTATCTCAAATTATTTAACTGTTCTGCCTGAACAAAAATATTTAAACTTTTTAAAATATGTTGATTAA
- the aroF gene encoding 3-deoxy-7-phosphoheptulonate synthase, translating to MIITLRKGAKQKEITAVTEKVKGLGYKPHVSKGEDITIIGMIGDSAEKYKEVFEAMDVVEHVNEIQKPYKLASREFKRENTVIKVSRNVDIGGKKIHVMAGPCAIESRDLLNDTGKIVKEAGGTILRGGAFKPRSSPYAFQGLGEEGLKYMEEAGEKLHMPTISEAMTVDQVELLSKYCDIIQIGARNMQNYDLLKAAGKQKKPVLLKRGMAATVKELLLSAEYILSQGNYDVILCERGIRTFEDSTRFTMDLNAVPVLKKFTHLPVVLDPSHGIGIREHVGTMAKASIAVGADGIIIEVHPRPEEALSDGPQSLLPEQFRNLMKELDLVAKAVGRELLD from the coding sequence ATGATAATAACATTGAGGAAAGGAGCAAAACAGAAAGAAATAACAGCGGTGACAGAAAAGGTAAAAGGGCTTGGGTATAAGCCTCACGTTTCGAAGGGAGAAGATATTACGATAATAGGGATGATAGGAGACAGTGCGGAGAAATACAAGGAAGTTTTTGAAGCGATGGATGTGGTTGAACATGTAAATGAAATACAAAAGCCGTATAAACTTGCATCGAGAGAGTTCAAGAGAGAAAATACGGTGATTAAGGTGAGCAGGAATGTGGATATAGGAGGGAAGAAGATACATGTTATGGCAGGTCCGTGTGCGATAGAGAGCAGGGATTTGCTGAATGATACGGGAAAGATAGTTAAAGAGGCGGGAGGGACGATACTCCGAGGGGGAGCGTTTAAGCCGAGGAGTTCGCCTTATGCTTTTCAGGGGCTGGGAGAGGAAGGATTGAAATATATGGAAGAGGCAGGGGAAAAGCTGCATATGCCTACGATAAGCGAAGCGATGACGGTGGATCAGGTAGAGTTATTGTCAAAGTATTGTGATATTATACAGATAGGCGCAAGGAATATGCAGAACTACGATTTGTTAAAGGCGGCAGGAAAGCAGAAAAAACCTGTGCTTTTGAAGAGAGGGATGGCAGCGACAGTAAAAGAGTTATTGCTGTCTGCTGAATATATTCTTTCACAGGGGAACTATGATGTAATATTGTGCGAGAGAGGAATAAGGACATTTGAGGATTCAACAAGATTTACGATGGATTTAAATGCGGTGCCTGTGCTGAAAAAGTTTACACATCTGCCTGTAGTTTTGGATCCTTCGCACGGGATAGGAATAAGAGAACATGTAGGAACGATGGCGAAGGCGAGTATAGCGGTAGGAGCAGATGGGATAATAATAGAGGTGCATCCTCGTCCGGAGGAAGCGCTTTCAGATGGTCCGCAGAGTTTGCTGCCTGAGCAGTTTAGGAATTTGATGAAAGAACTTGACCTGGTGGCGAAAGCTGTTGGAAGGGAGCTGTTGGATTGA
- the hisC gene encoding histidinol-phosphate transaminase, which produces MDITKLIRKECEGFKPYVAGKPIETIKREMGLKSVIKLASNENPLGASKKAIEAIKENLKEIFYYPDSNSYALKKGLSEHYRLGIRNIFIGAGGDEIIELIAKLFFNKEEEIVISKHSFIRYEMAAKLMGSKAVVVAMKEGFKHDLTAMAKACTEKTKAIFVTNPNNPTGTYNTKEELCKFLKEIPLNKAGLKPIVVLDEAYFEYASLDEDYPDGLDFLKENPNLIIFRTFSKIYGLAGLRVAYGFASEEIVDYIERTRPPFNVNRLAQIGGTAAIGDKEQVTKSLKLVKEGKEYLYKEFRDLKIEYIKSAGNFILFKSFPYKGKELFDALVKEGVIIRALDEYELTDWARVTIGLSEENELFIDKLKKIFGRGKNK; this is translated from the coding sequence ATGGATATAACAAAACTTATTAGAAAAGAGTGCGAAGGATTTAAGCCTTATGTTGCTGGGAAGCCGATAGAGACGATAAAAAGAGAAATGGGACTGAAATCGGTTATAAAACTTGCGTCGAACGAGAATCCGCTGGGAGCTTCAAAGAAAGCGATTGAAGCGATAAAAGAAAATTTAAAAGAGATATTTTATTATCCTGATTCAAATTCCTATGCGCTTAAAAAGGGCTTGTCTGAACATTACAGATTGGGGATAAGGAATATTTTTATCGGAGCTGGAGGAGATGAGATAATAGAGCTGATAGCTAAATTATTTTTTAATAAGGAAGAAGAGATAGTAATTTCGAAACATTCGTTTATAAGGTATGAAATGGCGGCAAAATTAATGGGTTCAAAAGCGGTAGTAGTTGCGATGAAAGAGGGATTTAAGCATGATTTAACTGCTATGGCTAAAGCATGTACGGAAAAGACAAAAGCGATTTTTGTGACAAATCCTAATAATCCTACCGGGACATATAATACTAAAGAGGAACTTTGTAAGTTTTTGAAAGAAATTCCTTTAAATAAAGCAGGACTTAAGCCAATTGTTGTGCTTGACGAAGCATATTTTGAATATGCGTCTTTAGATGAAGATTATCCCGACGGGCTTGATTTTTTAAAAGAGAATCCAAATCTGATAATATTTAGGACTTTTTCAAAGATATACGGACTTGCCGGATTGAGAGTAGCTTATGGTTTTGCGAGCGAGGAGATAGTAGATTATATTGAAAGAACACGGCCTCCTTTTAACGTTAATCGTTTGGCGCAGATAGGAGGGACAGCGGCAATAGGGGATAAGGAGCAGGTTACTAAAAGTCTGAAACTTGTCAAGGAAGGGAAAGAATACTTATATAAAGAATTCAGGGATCTAAAAATAGAATATATAAAATCGGCTGGGAATTTTATTCTTTTTAAATCATTTCCATATAAAGGGAAAGAATTATTTGATGCGCTTGTAAAAGAGGGAGTGATAATAAGGGCGCTGGATGAATACGAGCTTACGGATTGGGCGAGAGTGACAATTGGGTTGAGCGAGGAGAACGAGTTGTTTATAGATAAATTAAAGAAGATATTTGGCAGGGGTAAGAATAAGTAA
- the pheA gene encoding prephenate dehydratase, whose product MASKIQLQSARKRIDKVDKEIARLINRRAELALEVGKAKGRGYKEGEGAVYVPSREKEVLKNVISSKSILGEEALKNIYTEIISACRNLESPTKIAFLGPWATFTHQAAIKNFGSSGYFIPVTSPREVLTEVESGRVDFGVVPVENSNEGSVNMTLDMLVETELKICAEISLKIEQCFLVKDRKSKILRIYSHEHALAQCRNWTLRNYPEAELIPVSSTAEAAKKVVKEDFAAAIAGEASAKIYDLYILHKGIQDSRENFTRFFVIGKILTKASGKDKTSLVFTVKDKVGELCNILGIFNRNGVNLAKIESRPTKKKAWEYMFFVDLRGHVEDENIVKTIESLKRSCVFVKSLGSYQKA is encoded by the coding sequence ATGGCGTCAAAGATACAATTACAGAGTGCAAGGAAGAGGATAGATAAAGTTGATAAAGAAATAGCAAGACTTATAAATAGAAGGGCGGAGCTTGCGTTAGAAGTGGGTAAAGCAAAGGGCAGAGGGTATAAAGAAGGAGAGGGAGCGGTTTATGTGCCGTCGAGGGAGAAAGAAGTTCTGAAGAATGTAATCTCATCTAAGAGTATTTTGGGGGAGGAAGCGCTGAAGAATATATATACGGAAATAATAAGTGCGTGTAGGAATTTGGAAAGTCCGACAAAGATAGCATTTTTAGGACCGTGGGCGACGTTTACGCATCAGGCAGCGATAAAGAATTTCGGGTCGTCAGGATATTTTATTCCGGTTACAAGTCCTAGGGAAGTGTTGACAGAAGTTGAGAGCGGACGGGTGGATTTTGGAGTAGTGCCGGTAGAGAATTCGAATGAGGGTTCGGTGAATATGACGCTAGATATGCTTGTGGAGACGGAGCTTAAAATATGTGCGGAGATAAGTTTGAAGATAGAGCAGTGTTTTCTAGTAAAAGATAGGAAGAGTAAGATATTGAGGATATATTCGCATGAGCATGCATTGGCGCAGTGCAGGAATTGGACGCTGAGGAATTATCCGGAAGCGGAATTGATACCTGTATCATCGACGGCGGAAGCGGCGAAGAAAGTGGTGAAAGAAGATTTTGCGGCAGCGATAGCAGGAGAGGCGTCGGCGAAGATATATGATTTGTATATATTGCATAAAGGGATACAGGACAGCAGGGAAAATTTCACTAGATTTTTTGTTATAGGGAAAATATTGACAAAGGCGAGCGGGAAAGATAAGACGAGTTTGGTTTTTACAGTAAAGGATAAAGTAGGAGAGCTGTGCAATATACTGGGAATTTTTAACAGGAATGGAGTAAATTTAGCAAAGATAGAATCTCGTCCTACGAAGAAGAAAGCGTGGGAGTATATGTTTTTTGTTGATTTAAGAGGGCATGTTGAGGATGAAAATATAGTGAAGACGATAGAGAGTTTAAAACGCAGCTGTGTTTTTGTGAAGAGTTTAGGCAGTTATCAAAAAGCGTAA
- the nth gene encoding endonuclease III, with protein MEKNKKEHVVRIIKILEKDYGHVECALNFSSPFELLAATILSAQCTDERVNKVTKDLFKRYKSVEDYANADILELENYIKSAGFFRNKAKNIIKSAQMVINKYNGDVPQTMKELLELSGVARKTANVVLGSAFGKSEGIAVDTHVIRITNLLKLTEYDDPVKIEKDLMKTIPKKYWMNFSFLIQTLGRIICKARNPGHIVCPLNEICPSSQK; from the coding sequence ATGGAAAAAAATAAAAAAGAACATGTGGTAAGAATAATAAAAATTTTAGAAAAAGATTACGGGCATGTAGAATGCGCTCTTAATTTTTCTAGTCCTTTTGAACTTCTTGCGGCGACTATTTTGTCTGCACAGTGTACGGATGAAAGAGTTAATAAGGTAACAAAAGATCTTTTTAAAAGATATAAAAGCGTAGAAGATTATGCGAATGCCGATATTTTAGAACTTGAGAATTATATAAAATCTGCGGGATTTTTCAGGAATAAAGCAAAAAATATTATTAAATCCGCCCAGATGGTTATAAATAAATATAACGGAGACGTGCCGCAGACTATGAAAGAACTGCTTGAACTTAGCGGTGTTGCAAGAAAAACTGCAAACGTTGTTTTAGGAAGTGCTTTCGGAAAATCTGAGGGTATTGCTGTTGATACGCATGTTATAAGAATTACAAATTTGCTGAAACTTACAGAGTATGACGATCCGGTTAAAATTGAAAAAGATTTAATGAAAACAATTCCTAAAAAATACTGGATGAACTTTTCTTTTCTGATACAGACCTTGGGAAGAATAATTTGCAAAGCTAGAAACCCTGGTCATATAGTTTGTCCGCTGAATGAAATTTGTCCGTCATCACAGAAATAA
- a CDS encoding inositol monophosphatase family protein, giving the protein MKFSSYTNTALDAAKAGTEVLLKYYNGILNVEYKGETDPVTQADRNSQKAIIKAIKIVFPHHGILAEEDGVNEVKEDYCWIVDPLDGTVNFVHGMPMFCVSIGLKYKDEIISGVIYSPVTKEVFISEKNKGAWLNGQKIKVSKIEDTIRSLAVTGFPYYVRKNSAGVIKNFKNIMLECQGIRRLGSAALDMAYVACGRFDFFWEEGLKPWDIAAGALLVEEAGGKVSDYCGSKDFIFKNTMLASNGSIMHEKILKIINGKK; this is encoded by the coding sequence ATGAAATTTTCATCTTATACAAATACGGCTCTGGACGCCGCAAAAGCTGGAACAGAAGTGCTTCTTAAATATTACAACGGTATACTTAATGTTGAATATAAGGGGGAAACTGATCCGGTTACTCAAGCTGATAGAAATTCACAAAAAGCTATAATAAAAGCAATAAAAATCGTTTTTCCTCATCACGGTATTTTGGCGGAAGAAGATGGCGTAAACGAAGTAAAAGAAGATTATTGCTGGATTGTAGATCCTCTCGACGGCACTGTAAATTTTGTGCATGGCATGCCGATGTTTTGCGTTTCTATAGGATTAAAATATAAAGATGAGATTATTTCGGGAGTGATTTATTCTCCGGTTACAAAAGAAGTTTTTATATCAGAAAAAAATAAAGGAGCATGGCTTAACGGACAAAAAATTAAAGTCTCAAAGATAGAAGATACGATTCGCTCTTTAGCTGTTACGGGCTTTCCTTATTACGTCCGAAAAAACAGTGCGGGAGTAATAAAAAATTTCAAAAATATAATGCTTGAGTGTCAGGGAATAAGAAGACTTGGATCTGCGGCTTTAGATATGGCTTATGTTGCGTGCGGTCGTTTTGATTTCTTTTGGGAAGAAGGGTTGAAGCCATGGGATATCGCTGCCGGCGCTTTGTTAGTTGAAGAAGCAGGTGGGAAAGTATCAGATTATTGCGGTTCAAAAGATTTTATATTTAAAAATACAATGCTTGCATCCAACGGTTCTATAATGCACGAAAAAATACTTAAAATCATCAATGGAAAAAAATAA
- the glyA gene encoding serine hydroxymethyltransferase — MENIKKNDIEIHDMLVKELKRQRETIELIASENIASQSVMEAQGSCLTNKYAEGYPGKRYYGGCEVVDIAETIAIERAKKLFNARFANVQPHSGAQANFAILLALLKPGDTIMGLSLSHGGHLTHGSPFNVSGKWFNVISYSVSEKTGCIDYNEIESLVLEHKPKLIISGASAYSRIWDWERISGIAKKVSAYHMSDMAHYAGLVAAGIYPSPVGYADITTTTTHKTLRGPRGGLILTNNEELAKKINSAIFPGEQGGPLMHVIAAKAVAFGEALKPEFKEYQKQVLANAKQLAETLEEGKLKIVSGGTDSHMFLVDLRPLNVKGKNAQDALEKAGITLNKNGIPYDLEKPTMTSGIRIGSPAVTTRGMKEPEMVKIAEAIIKVLKNIDNEKIISEVSTDMLKLCQEFPIYRGLEY; from the coding sequence ATGGAAAACATAAAAAAAAATGATATTGAAATTCATGATATGCTGGTAAAAGAACTTAAGAGACAGAGGGAAACCATAGAACTTATAGCTTCCGAAAATATAGCTTCACAGTCGGTTATGGAAGCTCAGGGTTCTTGTCTTACAAATAAATATGCTGAAGGGTATCCGGGTAAAAGGTATTATGGCGGATGCGAAGTTGTTGATATAGCGGAAACTATTGCGATAGAACGGGCAAAAAAACTTTTTAATGCAAGATTTGCAAATGTACAGCCACATTCCGGCGCTCAGGCAAATTTTGCTATATTACTTGCCCTTTTAAAACCCGGCGATACTATTATGGGTCTTAGTTTATCACACGGTGGACATTTGACGCACGGCAGTCCTTTTAACGTTTCAGGCAAATGGTTTAATGTTATTTCTTATTCGGTGAGCGAAAAAACAGGCTGTATAGATTATAATGAAATAGAGAGTCTTGTGCTTGAACATAAGCCAAAACTTATAATCAGCGGTGCAAGTGCATATTCAAGAATCTGGGATTGGGAAAGAATAAGCGGAATTGCAAAAAAAGTTAGTGCTTATCACATGTCGGATATGGCTCATTATGCGGGTTTGGTTGCTGCGGGTATCTATCCGTCGCCTGTAGGATATGCCGATATTACTACGACTACCACTCATAAAACACTTCGCGGACCTCGCGGCGGTTTAATTCTTACTAACAATGAAGAGCTAGCAAAAAAAATTAATTCCGCAATTTTCCCCGGAGAACAGGGCGGACCTTTAATGCATGTCATAGCTGCAAAAGCCGTGGCTTTCGGTGAAGCTCTTAAACCTGAATTTAAAGAATATCAAAAGCAGGTTTTAGCCAATGCAAAACAGCTTGCTGAAACTTTGGAAGAGGGAAAATTGAAAATTGTTTCCGGCGGCACTGATTCTCACATGTTTTTGGTTGATTTGAGACCTTTGAACGTTAAGGGTAAAAATGCGCAGGATGCTTTGGAAAAAGCAGGGATAACTTTAAATAAAAACGGAATACCTTATGACCTTGAAAAACCGACTATGACGTCAGGAATAAGAATCGGTTCGCCGGCTGTAACTACAAGAGGTATGAAAGAGCCTGAAATGGTAAAAATAGCAGAAGCTATAATTAAAGTTCTCAAAAATATTGATAATGAGAAAATAATTTCTGAAGTCAGTACTGATATGTTGAAACTTTGTCAGGAATTTCCTATATACAGAGGGTTGGAATATTAG
- a CDS encoding L-threonylcarbamoyladenylate synthase, with the protein MALRISSRDKMAYKKVAEVIRNGGIAIVPTDTVYGFAVDAFNIEAQKVVYKIKGRSHKKSFILMVPDIESIRILVEIPEKALKIAKRFWPGQLTLILPTTEMGKILSGGKKDLGVRIPDSKFMLKLLKEMGSPVFTTSVNMSNKKSAKNIDETLRFDEMVDIAVDGGQCRFSFESTVIDMVKFPYMVVRRGCLDTDKILKCI; encoded by the coding sequence ATGGCTTTGAGGATTTCATCTAGGGATAAAATGGCGTATAAAAAGGTGGCAGAAGTCATAAGAAACGGCGGAATAGCGATTGTCCCTACTGATACAGTTTATGGTTTTGCCGTTGACGCTTTTAACATTGAAGCCCAAAAAGTGGTATATAAAATTAAAGGCAGAAGTCATAAAAAGTCGTTTATTCTAATGGTGCCGGATATTGAAAGCATAAGAATACTCGTTGAGATTCCCGAAAAAGCGTTGAAAATTGCCAAAAGATTCTGGCCAGGACAGCTGACATTGATACTTCCTACGACAGAAATGGGAAAGATTTTATCTGGTGGCAAGAAAGATTTGGGAGTGAGAATTCCTGACAGCAAGTTTATGTTAAAACTATTGAAAGAAATGGGCAGTCCTGTTTTTACGACTTCCGTCAATATGTCAAATAAAAAAAGTGCTAAAAATATAGACGAAACTTTAAGATTTGATGAAATGGTTGATATTGCAGTTGACGGCGGACAGTGTAGATTTTCTTTTGAGTCTACGGTTATAGACATGGTAAAATTTCCATATATGGTTGTCCGCAGAGGCTGTTTGGATACTGATAAGATATTAAAGTGTATATAA
- the argJ gene encoding bifunctional glutamate N-acetyltransferase/amino-acid acetyltransferase ArgJ gives MLPKGFKIGGMRSGLSKKEGKKDLALFVSESPASAAGVFTKSIVKAAPVLIDIERLKKGGKFSAIVANSGCANACTGDKGKKDAENMCSAVEKSFNFEIGSVLCASTGVIGQYLNILQDDLKKSIDLLKGNIGTLSKNEVEAVLAIMTTDTFIKKSDIEVEVKSGKIKIWGCVKGAGMIHPNMQGPHATMLSFILTDAEIESKTLQKILENSADESFHCVSIDGDTSTNDTVIVLANGQSGTGKLSEADLEKFIKAVDELTLELAKSVAKDGEGATKFIEIEVKNTKTKEDAKLIGSTIATSPLFKTAIFGADANWGRAIAAAGRAGVEFDPDKVDIYIGGVHTFKNGIALNFSEEEAKQSLLKKEVKVVVDLKAGKENSKYYTCDFSYDYVKINGDYRT, from the coding sequence ATGCTTCCAAAGGGTTTTAAAATTGGTGGAATGCGTAGCGGTTTATCAAAAAAAGAAGGGAAAAAAGATTTGGCTCTTTTTGTTTCCGAGTCGCCTGCTAGCGCCGCTGGAGTATTTACAAAAAGTATTGTAAAAGCTGCGCCAGTTCTTATAGATATTGAAAGATTGAAAAAAGGAGGCAAATTTTCGGCTATTGTAGCAAATTCAGGGTGTGCAAATGCATGCACCGGCGACAAGGGGAAAAAAGATGCTGAGAATATGTGTTCGGCAGTAGAAAAATCCTTTAATTTTGAGATAGGGTCAGTTTTATGTGCTTCGACTGGCGTTATAGGACAATACTTAAATATTCTCCAGGACGACTTAAAAAAAAGTATTGATCTATTGAAAGGTAATATCGGCACATTATCAAAAAATGAAGTTGAAGCTGTCCTTGCAATAATGACTACGGACACTTTCATAAAGAAATCAGATATAGAAGTTGAAGTTAAAAGTGGCAAGATTAAAATATGGGGCTGCGTAAAAGGTGCGGGAATGATACATCCGAATATGCAGGGTCCTCATGCCACGATGCTTTCGTTTATTTTAACCGATGCTGAAATTGAGAGTAAAACTCTTCAGAAAATACTTGAAAATTCCGCAGACGAATCTTTCCATTGCGTATCTATTGATGGGGATACGTCGACAAACGATACCGTAATAGTCTTGGCAAACGGACAGAGTGGCACGGGAAAATTGTCGGAAGCAGATTTGGAAAAATTTATAAAAGCAGTTGACGAGCTTACTCTTGAACTTGCAAAATCTGTTGCAAAGGACGGCGAGGGAGCTACAAAATTTATTGAAATTGAAGTTAAAAATACTAAAACCAAAGAAGATGCTAAATTAATAGGTTCAACAATAGCTACGTCGCCGCTTTTTAAAACGGCGATTTTTGGTGCGGACGCAAACTGGGGAAGGGCTATTGCTGCCGCAGGCAGAGCGGGGGTAGAATTTGACCCCGATAAAGTTGATATATATATTGGGGGCGTGCATACTTTCAAAAATGGCATTGCATTAAATTTTTCAGAAGAAGAGGCAAAACAGTCGTTGCTTAAAAAAGAAGTTAAGGTCGTTGTAGATTTAAAAGCTGGTAAAGAAAACAGTAAGTATTATACGTGCGACTTTTCGTATGATTATGTTAAAATAAACGGTGACTACAGAACCTGA